The genome window AAGTTCCTGTTGCGTTATTACTATGAGATTGATATTACTCCATTCCTGTGGACCTAATTTTTTGGCAACATACAGAAGTTGGTCTTTCGGCGCGATAATTTCGCCACACTGAGAACATACAACAAGTTCTTTTTTTATCTCAGAAAACATATTGTCTCGTTTCAAATCTGCAAGGTCAAATTCGGTATTTGACATCTTAACGCCTTCTTTCGTGGTGCAGAGCCGTTCACACTGCCCGCAAAAAATACAGTAATCATACCGCCATCTTATCAAGCGGGTGAGCAGGTGAGTGGGTGAGCGGGTGAGTGTAATATCAGGGTCAATAACTTCTATTGCACGAGTTGGACAGACCTCTGCACAGGCACCGCAGCCGATACAATTTTTCTCATCAGGAACCGGCTTACCGCGAAAGCGTGGAAATGGCGTATGGGGCTCAAACGGGAACTTTGTAGTATAAGGTCCTTTGATTAACGCTTTGATTGCTTCTTTTAGTTCTCGTAATTTTGGGTATCTCATAAAAAAACAAATTAAAAATTAAAAATTAAAAATCAAAAATCTTTTTTTAC of Elusimicrobiota bacterium contains these proteins:
- a CDS encoding 4Fe-4S binding protein is translated as MRYPKLRELKEAIKALIKGPYTTKFPFEPHTPFPRFRGKPVPDEKNCIGCGACAEVCPTRAIEVIDPDITLTRSPTHLLTRLIRWRYDYCIFCGQCERLCTTKEGVKMSNTEFDLADLKRDNMFSEIKKELVVCSQCGEIIAPKDQLLYVAKKLGPQEWSNINLIVITQQELFESSPVSTKNQHISRQAAFKLLCPKCRHQVFVFDENAEHR